A genomic region of Gymnogyps californianus isolate 813 unplaced genomic scaffold, ASM1813914v2 HiC_scaffold_49, whole genome shotgun sequence contains the following coding sequences:
- the LOC127028936 gene encoding endoplasmic reticulum-Golgi intermediate compartment protein 3-like — translation MVRWCSCFCRCCNSCGDAREAYRRRGWAFKNPDSIEQRKREGFSQKMQEQKKEGCQVYGFLEVSKVVRTDQFSVTRHEKRADGLLGDQGLPGVFVLWELSPVMVKLAEKQRH, via the exons ATGGTAAGATGGTGCTCGTGCTTTTGCAGGTGTTGTAATAGTTGTGGCGATGCCAGAGAAGCATACAGGCGGCGAGGCTGGGCCTTCAAGAACCCGGATAGCATAGAGCAGCGCAAGAGGGAAGGGTTTAGccagaaaatgcaagagcagaagaaggAGGGCTGCCAAGTGTATGGTTTCCTGGAGGTCAGCAAG GTGGTAAGGACTGACCAGTTTTCAGTCACACGACATGAGAAGAGAGCCGACGGGCTACTGGGAGACCAGGGTCTGCCTGGTGTCTTTGTGCTGTGGGAACTTTCGCCCGTGATGGTGAAGCTGGCAGAGAAACAGAG gcactga